GTCCCGGGGCACGATCAGATTCTTGTTCGCCCCGATGCCGTCGGCGTACCCGGCGATCCACTTCAGGCCGGCGGGTGAGGCCAGGTCCTGGTAGCTGCGGGTGTCGCCGGCGACGGTGAAGTCGTACGGGCGGCCGGTGGCGTCGAGCAGTTGGATCAGCTTGACGTCGGTCAGCCGGCTCAACCGGCGCAGGTTGGCCGTCTCGAACGACTGGATGAAGACCGGCGAGTTCTTCCGGTCCAGTTTGTTGTGGCGCAGCACCCGGAGCAGCGGTTCCTCCAGCGGCAGGCCGATCGAGGCGAAGTAGCTCGGGTGCTTGGTCTCCGGGTAGATGCCGATGGTGCGGCCCCGTGCCCGCCCCTCGGCTCGGGCCAGGTCGATGACCTCCTGGAGGGTGGGCACCTCGAAGCGGCCGTCGAAGGCGGTGTTCGGCACCCGTGCCTGCGGAAGCCGTTCCTTGGCCCGCAGCGTCTTCAACTCGGCGAGGGTGAAGTCCTCGGTGAACCAACCGGTCACCGCGACGCCGTCGATGGTCTTCGTCGCCTTGCGGGTGGCGAACTCCGGGCGGGCGGCCACGTCGGTGGTGCCGGAGATTTCGTTCTCGTGCCGGGCGACCAGCACGCCGTCGGAGGTGGAGACCAGGTCGGGCTCGATGTAGTCGGCACCCATCCGGATCGCCAACCGGTACGCCTCCAGGGTGTGCTCCGGCCGGTAGCCGCTGGCGCCGCGGTGGCCGATCACGATCGGTCGGTCGTTCGCCTGGGAGCGGTCCGCGTCGGTCACCGGTTCGGCTTCGGCCATCGTCGGCACGGCCACGGCGAGCAGTACGCCGGCCAGGCCCAGGGTCGAGAGGGTGCGTCGCATCGCCGTCTCCTGTCGTCGGGGGAAGCCGCCTCAGCAGACCTCCTCGGATTGACCGGCAGTTGGTCGATGGCTGTCCGGGAGGTGAATCTCCGGAATGGGCGTTCCCGCTCCCAGCGGCGGACGGAAAAGGAAGATTGTCTGGTGCGCCGGCTTTTCCGCAACCCCGTGCGGCTGGTGCCGTTCGCGTTCCTGGTGCCGATCCTGCTCGGTACCGGGTTGCTCATGGCGCGCTGGGCGACCATCGATCATGAGCGCCCGCCGGTGGTCACCGCGCTCTTCACCGCCACCTCGGCCGTGTCGGTCACCGGCATGGCGATCAACGACACGCCCAACTACTGGTCCGACTGGGGACTGCTGGTGATCACCCTGCTCACCCAGCTCGGCGGTCTCGGCATCCTCACCGTCGCGGCACTGGTCATCCTGGTGGTCTCCAGTCAGCTCGGGCTGCGCAACCGGCTCCTCGTGCAGGCTGAGACGGCGGAATTCGGCGTCGGCGATGTTGGGCGGCTGCTACGCCGGATCGCGGTGACCGTCTTCGCCTGCGAGGCGGTGATGACGGCACTGATCGCCGGTCGACTCTGGCTGGCCTACGACTACCCACCCGGGCGGGCCCTCTGGTCGGGTGTCTTCCACGCCGTGCAGGGTTTCAACAACGGTGGCTTCTCGCTCTACTCGGACGGTCTGCTGGCCTTCAGCCGCGACCCGTGGGTGTCGCTGCCCCTGGCGGTCGGCACGATCATCGGAGGGCTCGGGTTCCCCGCGCTGTTCGAAGCGGTCCGTGAGTGGCGCCAGCCGGCGCACTGGGCGGTGTCGACCAAGTTGACCATCTGGGGCAGCGCGGTGCTGCTGCTGATCGGCTTCGCCGGTCTGCTTGCCGCCGAGTGGACCAACGCGAGGACGATCGGCCAGTACGACGTACCCGGCAAGATGCTCGCGTCGTTCACCCAGATCGCGTTGAGCCGCACCGGCGGCTTCAGCGTCCTGAACATCGCCGCCCTGCACGAGGAGAGCTACCCCCTGCTGATCGTGCTGATGTTCATCGGTGGGGGCAGTGCCAGCACGGCCGGAGGCATCAAGGTTTCCACGTTCTTCCTGCTGGCATTCACCATCTGGGCCGAGCTGCGCGGCGAGCCCGACGTGACGGTCGGGCATCGGCGGGTGGCGAACGCCAGTCAGCGGCAGGCGGTCACCGTGACACTGCTCGGCGTCGCGCTGATCGCCCTCGGAACGATGACGTTGCTGCTGCTCACCGAGGGCGTCCGCTTCGTCGCGGCCCTGTTCGAGGTCACCTCCGCGTTCAGCACCACCGGCCTGTCCACCGGTCTGGCCAGCGAACTGCCTGCCGGCGGTCAACTGACCCTGACCGTGCTGATGTTCATCGGCCGGGTCGGGCCGCTCACTCTCGGGTCGGCGATCGCCCTGAACACGCGACGCCGGCTCTACCGCTATCCCCAGGAACAACCCATCGTCGGCTAGCAGGGAAGGAGCGGCGCGGTGTCGGCAAAGAGAGCGGACGGCGGCGGCGTCGTGGTGATCGGGCTGGGTCGCTTCGGCTGCCATCTGGCCGGGTCGTTGGCCCGGATGAACCGCGAGGTGTTGGCGATCGATCGCAATCCGGCGCAGGTGCAGCGCTGGTCGGCGCAGCTCGACCGGGTCGTCCAAGCGGACTCGACCGAGGAGGGCGCGCTGCGGCAGCTCGGGATCACCAGCTTCGGTCGGGCGGTGGTGGCCATCGGGGCCTCGGTGGAGGCGAGTGTGCTCACCGTGCTGGCGCTGGTCGAGCTGGGCCTGCCACAGGTCTGGGCCCGGGCGACCTCACAGAAGCACGCCAAGATCTTGTCCTCGGTGGGCGCACACCACGTGATCTTTCCGGAGGCGGAGACGGGGGACCGGGTCGCGCACCTGATCGTCAGCCAACTGCTGGACTTCATCGAGTTCGACGACGATTTCGCCATCGCCACCGTCCGGGTGCCGGAGTCCCTGGTCGGGCGCACCCTGCTCGACCTGCGACCGGAGGAGCGCTACGGGGTTCGGGTGGTCGGCGCCAAACTGCCGGGTGAACGTTTCCGCTACACCTCGGACGACACCGCGCTCCCGCACGGTGGGGTGCTCATCGTCGAGGGTGGGATCGACCAGGTTCAGCGGTTCGCGGGGCAGCGCTGACCTGGCGTCTGAGGCCGGTGTGCCTGTCTCCGGACAATGCCCCGCTCCGCCTGCCAGCGCATAGCGTTCACTTCAACTCATAGCAACGGCGACGTCAAGATCGTTGCGTTAGCATTACGTCCGATGCAACGATTTTAGCGGCTTGACCTGCTTAAACGCCGCCGCATCGCAACAAGCGACTTGAAGG
The nucleotide sequence above comes from Micromonospora luteifusca. Encoded proteins:
- a CDS encoding potassium channel family protein translates to MSAKRADGGGVVVIGLGRFGCHLAGSLARMNREVLAIDRNPAQVQRWSAQLDRVVQADSTEEGALRQLGITSFGRAVVAIGASVEASVLTVLALVELGLPQVWARATSQKHAKILSSVGAHHVIFPEAETGDRVAHLIVSQLLDFIEFDDDFAIATVRVPESLVGRTLLDLRPEERYGVRVVGAKLPGERFRYTSDDTALPHGGVLIVEGGIDQVQRFAGQR
- a CDS encoding glycerophosphodiester phosphodiesterase, coding for MRRTLSTLGLAGVLLAVAVPTMAEAEPVTDADRSQANDRPIVIGHRGASGYRPEHTLEAYRLAIRMGADYIEPDLVSTSDGVLVARHENEISGTTDVAARPEFATRKATKTIDGVAVTGWFTEDFTLAELKTLRAKERLPQARVPNTAFDGRFEVPTLQEVIDLARAEGRARGRTIGIYPETKHPSYFASIGLPLEEPLLRVLRHNKLDRKNSPVFIQSFETANLRRLSRLTDVKLIQLLDATGRPYDFTVAGDTRSYQDLASPAGLKWIAGYADGIGANKNLIVPRDAAGALLAPTNVVRDAHRERLLVHSWTFRAENQFLPMNFRIGTDPNARGDITAEYELFLGLGLDGVFTDQPDTAVAARAGLAATAP
- a CDS encoding TrkH family potassium uptake protein gives rise to the protein MRRLFRNPVRLVPFAFLVPILLGTGLLMARWATIDHERPPVVTALFTATSAVSVTGMAINDTPNYWSDWGLLVITLLTQLGGLGILTVAALVILVVSSQLGLRNRLLVQAETAEFGVGDVGRLLRRIAVTVFACEAVMTALIAGRLWLAYDYPPGRALWSGVFHAVQGFNNGGFSLYSDGLLAFSRDPWVSLPLAVGTIIGGLGFPALFEAVREWRQPAHWAVSTKLTIWGSAVLLLIGFAGLLAAEWTNARTIGQYDVPGKMLASFTQIALSRTGGFSVLNIAALHEESYPLLIVLMFIGGGSASTAGGIKVSTFFLLAFTIWAELRGEPDVTVGHRRVANASQRQAVTVTLLGVALIALGTMTLLLLTEGVRFVAALFEVTSAFSTTGLSTGLASELPAGGQLTLTVLMFIGRVGPLTLGSAIALNTRRRLYRYPQEQPIVG